Proteins co-encoded in one Tachysurus fulvidraco isolate hzauxx_2018 chromosome 17, HZAU_PFXX_2.0, whole genome shotgun sequence genomic window:
- the gm2a gene encoding ganglioside GM2 activator: MISVLLFIVLWTGGVFFKEGTCAVEISRPLRLAKIVGFSWENCGKTDDPAVMNSLELFPDPIKIPGDMTSSASGTTSVALVSPLSLNVTLEKEVAGFWVKVPCVEELGSCHYQDICDILDQLIPPGQDCPEPLRTYGLPCRCPFKAGDYLLPQSTFSLPKVELPFWMTNGQYRVQGVMGSSGKELGCLKVTLTLHSG; this comes from the exons atgaTCTCAGTTcttctgtttattgttttatggaccggtggtgttttttttaaggaagGAACATGTGCTGTGGAGATCAGCAGACCTCTGAGATTAGCCAAG ATTGTAGGCTTTTCCTGGGAGAACTGCGGAAAGACTGATGATCCAGCTGTTATGAATAGTCTTGAGTTGTTTCCAGATCCCATTAAAATTCCAGGAGATATGACATCAAGTGCATCTGGGACAACTTCTGTGGCTCTGGTGTCTCCTCTCTCT CTAAATGTCACTCTGGAGAAAGAGGTGGCTGGTTTCTGGGTCAAAGTCCCGTGTGTGGAGGAGCTAGGGAGCTGCCACTATCAGGATATCTGTGATATACTGGACCAGCTAATTCCTCCAGGTCAGGACTGCCCTGAGCCTCTGCGCACATACGGCCTTCCCTGCCGCTGCCCCTTCAAAGCA GGTGACTACCTTCTACCTCAGTCTACTTTCTCCCTGCCAAAAGTGGAGCTGCCATTCTGGATGACCAATGGCCAGTACCGTGTCCAGGGGGTGATGGGAAGCTCAGGGAAAGAGCTCGGTTGCCTTAAAGTTACTCTCACTCTACACTCAGGTTAA